A window from Solanum stenotomum isolate F172 chromosome 5, ASM1918654v1, whole genome shotgun sequence encodes these proteins:
- the LOC125863840 gene encoding uncharacterized protein LOC125863840 has product MPSEIEIVAERDDDEIEVTGESKNATEKERLVKKTEEGIYRRFITMLTQLSINVLLIEALDQISGCAKFMKDLATKKRVVNFENDERLQHCSAIATRSLVQKKEDPGAFNIPCDIGLLHFAKALCDLGASIYLMPLSIYKKLGLGATKPIVMRLLMDDRTVSIILGRPFLATGRALVDMESGQMKFRLNNEEVTFNICRCMKKESDLKYVSVVNHIVKRGSKVSIEESLGVDPLVAVIMNIEGDGIEDYDELVAALDRFEFHSKPKKLELDMKNRDSPPTKSSVEEAPQLELKALPSHLRYVFLGRDGTLPVILAANVNEVHIEALVSLLKRFKRAIGWTNWDSSRHLFS; this is encoded by the exons ATGCCGTCTGAGATTGAAATTGTGGCAGAAAGAGATgatgatgagattgaggttactgGAGAGTCTAAGAATGCTACAGAGAAAGAA AGATTGGTGAAGAAGACCGAAGAAGGAATATACCGCAGGTTCATTACTATGTTGACAcagctttccatcaatgttctgttgatagaagctttggatcAAATTTCTGGGTGTGCGAAGTTTATGAAGGATTTGGCTACCAAAAAGAGGGTCGTCAATTTTGAGAATGATGAGAGGTTGCAACATTGCAGTGCTATTGCTACTAGGTCACTTGTgcaaaagaaagaggatcctggTGCTTTCAATATTCCTTGTGACATTGGGTTGTTACATTTTGCGAAGGcgttgtgtgatttgggtgctaGCATTTATTTGATGCCATTGTCTAtctacaagaagttgggtttaggggcTACAAAACCGATTGTGATGCGACTACTCATGGacgatagaact GTTTCCATCATcttagggagaccattccttgctactGGGCGCGCCTTGGTCGATATGGAGAGTGGGCAGATGAAGTTTCGATTGAATAATGAAGAggtaactttcaatatttgtaggtgtATGAAGAAGGAAAGCGATCTCAAATATGTATCAGTAGTGAATCATATTGTGAAGCGAGGTTCTAAAGTGTCTATTGAAGAAAGCTTGGGTGTTGATCCACTGGTAGCGGTAATTATGAATATTGagggtgatggtattgaagactatgatgaattaGTTGCCGCACTTGATAGGTTCGAATTCCATTCCAAGCCAAAGAAGTTGGAACTAGATATGAAGAATCGTGACTCTCCACCCACAAAATCGTCAGTTGAAGAAGCTCCACAATTAGAGCTCAAGGCTCTACCATctcatttgaggtatgtattcttggggagaGATGGCACTTTACCGGTAATCCTTGCAGCCAATGTGAATGAGGTACACATAGAGGCATTGGTTTCTTTGTTGAAAAGGTTCAAACGGGCTATTGGATGGACTAATTGGGATTCCTCCCggcatttgttctcataa
- the LOC125863841 gene encoding uncharacterized protein LOC125863841: MPDSKTSIEHQRRLNPPMQEVVKKEITKFLDVGVIYPIAYCSWVYPVHSVPKKGGITVIPNAKNELVPMRPVTGWREPLAVVFAFQKFGSYLLGTKMGIENQVADHSSRLEEDVLLKLGDGAEINDSFPDEQVLAAYLSFQQRNKLMHDVNKFFWDEPYLLRICVDGIIHRCVPEVEVMSILEVCQSSSVGWHDSCIQTAHTIIQCGYDWPTIHHDAHDFVKSCDRCQREGGISESQELPMNPILVIELSDFTMYQNGWKQLRFQTIRKYGVLHNIATPYHLQPGGQVEVSNREIK, translated from the exons ATGCCGGACAGCAAGACAAGTATTGAACACCAAAGGAgactaaatccacctatgcaagaggtcgTGAAAAAGGAAATCACCAAATTTTTGGATGTTGGAGTCATATACCCCATTGCATATTGTAGTTGGGTCTATCCTGTTCATTCTGTACctaagaaaggtgggattactgtGATTCCTAATGCGAAGAATGAACTTGTTCCGATGAGGCCAGTGACCggatggaga GAACCCCTTGCTGTGGTTTTCGCATTCCAGAAATTTGGATCCTAcctgcttggtactaag ATGGGGATAGAGAATCAGGTTGCCGACCATTCGTCCAGATTGGAGGAGGATGTTTTGCTTAAGTTAGGAgatggggctgaaattaatgattcaTTCCCAGacgaacaggtattggctgctt ATTTGTCGTTTCAACAAAGGAATAAgcttatgcatgatgtgaacaagttcttttgggatgagccttacttatTACGTATTTGTGTTGATGGGATTATTCAtcgttgtgtgcccgaggtCGAGGTGATGAGTATACTAGAGGTGTGTCAATCATCGTCTGTTGGTTGGCATGATAGTTGTATTCAGACTGCTCATACAATCATTCAGTGTGGGTAtgactggcctaccatccaccatgatgctcatgatttcgtcAAGTCTTGTgaccgttgccaaagagaaggaggaatttcagAAAGTCAAGAGCTACCTATGAATCCAATATTGGTGATTGAGTTAtctgat TTTACTATGTATCaaaatgggtggaagcaattgcgctTTCAAACAATAAGG AAATATGGAGTTCTTCACAATATAGCTACTCCTTACCATCTGCAACCtggtgggcaagttgaagtgtctaacAGAGAGATAAAGTGA